From the Xylella fastidiosa genome, the window GTCTAAGGGTGGATCTTCTGTCCCACCAACAGTTGCCCAGGAGCAGTTACCTGGCGAAGTACTGCGTACCCTGCAGACCACGCAATTACAACCTAGTAAGTATCAGCCGCGGCGAGAGATGAGTGAAGCCAAGCTGGCAGAGCTTGCTGATTCGATCAAGGCACAGGGGGTGATTCAGCCGATCATCGTGCGTGAGTTGGATGTGGATATGTTTGAGATTGTTGCTGGGGAGCGCCGTTGGCGGGCCTCGCAATTGGCTGGGCTGACGGAAGTACCGGTGATCGTTCGTGAGTTAGATGACCGTACCGTTGTTGCGATGGCGCTGATTGAAAACATCCAGCGCGAGGATCTTAATCCACTTGAGGAAGCACAAGCGCTACAGCGACTGATTGATGAGTTTTCGTTAACCCATGCTGAGGCGGCTGAGGCTGTTGGTCGTTCACGTGCGGCAGTGTCTAATCTTTTACGTTTACTTGAACTTCCTCTGGGGATCCGTACGCTGCTGGAGTCACATCAGTTGGAGATGGGGCATGCCCGTGCGTTGTTGACTCTGACTCCTGAGCTGGCCGCCAAATTGGCCAAGGAAGCAGCTGACCAAGGGTGGTCAGTCCGTGAGGTCGAGCACCGTGCTCAGCAATTTGCTGCTGGAAAAGTGCCAGACATCCGTGACAAGAAGTCCAAGTCGCTCGCGAGTGCTCCTGCGCAACCCGACATCGCCTCGTTGGAAACGGAGTTGTCGGAGCGTTTGGGTACCAAAGTGGCGATCAATCATGGCCGTACTGGT encodes:
- a CDS encoding ParB/RepB/Spo0J family partition protein — protein: MNKPSLPLKKRGLGRGLEALLGSKGGSSVPPTVAQEQLPGEVLRTLQTTQLQPSKYQPRREMSEAKLAELADSIKAQGVIQPIIVRELDVDMFEIVAGERRWRASQLAGLTEVPVIVRELDDRTVVAMALIENIQREDLNPLEEAQALQRLIDEFSLTHAEAAEAVGRSRAAVSNLLRLLELPLGIRTLLESHQLEMGHARALLTLTPELAAKLAKEAADQGWSVREVEHRAQQFAAGKVPDIRDKKSKSLASAPAQPDIASLETELSERLGTKVAINHGRTGKGKLVIHYTDLDVLDGVLERLRARAVG